The sequence below is a genomic window from Nocardia fluminea.
ACCGCGCGGCCCTGAGCGCTGAGTTTGAGGGGAGACACGCGGGTGACCTCGCGTCGTCTGCCTGAAGTGTCGCGGACGTACACCCGTGCACTCCAGCGACCGGGAGAAATCTCGGTGAGCATGGGCTTGCCGGGGACGCCAAGAGGCCGTGGCGGTCTACCGCGCCTCATCGTTGTCCTCCTGTGGTCGGTCGTTCAGGTCCGCCAGGGCGGTTTCGAGTGCGTCGATGTCCCAACGGAATTCCTTTCCGACTCGGATGGGTTTGGGTAGCCAGGTGTGCTTGCCTGGTTGGCGGGACCACCGGCGCAGCACTTCGGGATGGATGCCGATGTGGGCGGCTGCGGATCGGGTGTTGACCCACCGGCGAAGCGGCGGAGGATGTGGGGTTGGGGGTTCATCGCTCACCGGCGTGCCTCCGGTCGTGGTCGGCACGGATTTCCGTATGCGCTCTGTCGGGCGCCGCGCACTAGAGGCGGGCGGAAATCGCCAAGAAGCGGTCCTGCCTTCGCGCGAGGTCGGCGACGAAGGTGGCGTGAGAAATGGTGTGAATATGGCCCGGCCGAGGTCGAGTCATAGCAAGGGTCAGACTGACTTCGGGCATTGCGAGGCCACCGGCGATCGGCGATGGTGGCGTGCGATGACGCCGCCGGAGAATGGTCGCGCCCACAGGGCGGGACGGGTGTCGAGTGAAATTTCATCGGGCATCATTTCTGCCCGATCAATGGCTCTTCCAACTACAAGGAAACACGACTTTCGCGGAGTTCGCCACCAAGTTCTTGCCGACACCTCGAAATTGCTGAACATTAGCCGTTGATTGTTGGGCGAGGCCGACCTGTGAAGGCTCACAAAGACCCGACCGGCGCGACAGGTCTGTCATCGCTGCGCCGGCCGGGAGTTGTTGGTGATCAGTCGAGTTCGGGTCCGGAGTAGGACTCTGGCGTGGCGGTGATCAGCCGGATGTGCTTGGCGACGATGCTGTCGGTGAGCGACAACTGGTAGGAGATTCCGCTGTGGTTGGTGCCGTGTGCGTGCAACAGGCACCGGGAGTCGCGGCCGCGGGAGACGTTCACGCTCGCTGCCCACAGTCGTTGAGCTTCACTGCTCGGGGCCAGCGCGGCTACGAGTTCTTTTGCCTGCACCGAAGTCCGGTGCCTGCCGAGCGCGGATTTCATCATCGCGACCGCCCAGGACCGTTCGCCGTCGGGATCGACGAGGACGGTCTCGGCGTGCTCGCTGAACATCCACACCGGTGCCGATCCAACGTCATCGATGCCGGTCAGTGCATCGGCGAACAAGTCGTTGCGCGACAACACATTCCACATCGGGTCGATATAGGCGGCCAAGACTCCTCGGGCCTGGAAGCGTTCGAGGTTGACTGCCAACGCGGTCTCGGCTTGGACGTAGGTGCGAAGGTAGTGGGTCGGGGCCAGCGGGATATCGGGGAGGGCGAGATCATGCAGGTGCGCGGCCATCGCCTGGTCAGATCGGTAGCCGAGAATGACCCCTTCGAGGGTACTCAGCGACGGCTCGCGCTCGCCGCGTTCGATGCGCCCGAGGTGGACCGCGCTGAACCCGACCACATCTGCCGCCTCGTCACGAGTAAGGCCCAGATCTTCGCGGATCCACCGGCACGTCGTGCCGAGGTCTGGAATGGACACATCGGGTCGGGTCGGATCGCGTCGACGCCGTCGCCGCGTCCGATCCGAACGCCGAGAAATATCGTCCTTTTTCATAATCTCCCCCCCGGGAGCTAGTGGTGTAAGTCACAGGCTGAGATGTTTGAGGTGCGGTTTGCCTGTTGGTGATGGGTCCCTGTCTACCAGAAGGGTTTTCATGCGGCAAGTTTGCCGACTGCTTCGTGATTGCGGACGGCGGCGTTCGCCAAATATGCGGCGTCAGTAGAAGTTTCAATGTCGCCGGGACGCTTTCGGGCAGGCAAGTAAACACGGTGTTAATGAACCCGTTTCGGTCCTGTAGATGCGCCGCCAGCGTTGGTTCCTCTTAACTGATCATTTTAGATATATCCAAACTGGATCAGTTAACGACCTAGCGGCCCAGTCGGTTTC
It includes:
- a CDS encoding helix-turn-helix domain-containing protein encodes the protein MSIPDLGTTCRWIREDLGLTRDEAADVVGFSAVHLGRIERGEREPSLSTLEGVILGYRSDQAMAAHLHDLALPDIPLAPTHYLRTYVQAETALAVNLERFQARGVLAAYIDPMWNVLSRNDLFADALTGIDDVGSAPVWMFSEHAETVLVDPDGERSWAVAMMKSALGRHRTSVQAKELVAALAPSSEAQRLWAASVNVSRGRDSRCLLHAHGTNHSGISYQLSLTDSIVAKHIRLITATPESYSGPELD